In one window of Arachis ipaensis cultivar K30076 chromosome B06, Araip1.1, whole genome shotgun sequence DNA:
- the LOC107645594 gene encoding myosin heavy chain IB-like, with protein MGPGGPGGPGGPGFGGPGGPGGPGWGPGPGWAPGPGGPGWGPPGPGFFGSGGFFGGFGDGICNLISSCFYCLCCCWLFQGCFGGPRGSFGPPGPGGPPGF; from the exons ATGGGACCGGGTGGGCCGGGGGGTCCTGGTGGGCCGGGTTTTGGTGGCCCTGGCGGACCTGGAGGCCCTGGATGGGGTCCTGGCCCTGGTTGGGCTCCGGGACCTGGTGGACCAGGCTGGGGTCCTCCTGGGCCTGGTTTCTTTGGATCCGGTGGATTTTTTGGTGGGTTTGGAGATGGTATATGCAACCTCATTTCTTCATG CTTCTATTGTTTGTGCTGTTGTTGGTTGTTCCAAGGTTGCTTCGGAGGTCCACGTGGATCATTTGGCCCACCCGGCCCAGGAGGTCCACCTGGCTTCTGA